AAAGGATTGATACGATGAAACGATTCTTGTGGTGAAAGATAAAGATATCCAAGCAAACCGCATTCTTATGAAAATCTTAATAATTTCTCATGCGAGAAATCACAAATCTGGCCGATGGATTTAGTAAAATAGTAAAATATAGTTTTTTTCTGGAAGGAGTTGAAATCATGAGTGATAAAGTTCTCGTCGTTGATGACGAACATGAAATAGCAGATTTGATAGAAGTGTATCTGCAAAATGAAAATTACGAGGTATTAAAGTTTTATTCTGCAAAGGAAGCTCTTGCCTGCATTGAAACGACGGAAGTTGACCTTGCAATTTTAGATATTATGTTGCCGGATATTAGCGGTTTTACGCTTTGCCAGAAAATACGGGAACGGCAGCATACCTATCCCATCATTATGCTGACTGCTAAAGATGAAGAAATCGATAAAATCACCGGCCTTACATTGGGTGCCGACGATTATATCACAAAGCCCTTTCGCCCGCTTGAAGTTGTAGCACGAGTAAAAGCACAATTACGGCGGTATAAAAAGTATAATACCAGGCATGGTGAAGATGTGGAAAAAGATATCATCTTTCATTCCGGTCTTGTAATGAATATTAAAACACATGAGTGTTTTCTAAACGAAGAGCCGATCACACTGACACCTACGGAATTCTCAATTTTGCGTATTCTTTTAGAAAGCAAAGGTAATGTTGTAAGTGCAGAGGATTTATTCCATAAAATTTGGAGGGATGAATATTACAGCAAAAGTAACAATACGATCACGGTCCACATTCGTCATCTTCGGGAAAAAATGAATGACACTGTCGAAAATCCAAAATATATTAAAACAATATGGGGGGTTGGCTATAAAATTGAAATCTAAAAATAATAATGAATTTGATTATACCCGTTTGCAAATTAAAATTTTGTTTGCGCTGATTGGAGTATTGGCAGCTTTTCTTTTGGCGATTGCTCTGATGTATTTTTTTCATTGGAGCAGCATCGGCGGAAGATGGATTACTCAGATAGCAGCAGATTTCCTTCAAGTGGGTTTTTTTGTAGCACAAAACATATACCAGCCATTTTTCATCTTGCTGATACTGCTTATCTGTGTAGGATTATTTTTTATTATCCGTGCATTCTTACGCTATGTGACCAAGCCACTGTGTGATGTTGAGCAAAGTCTAGGGATGATTCTCATCGATAATTCGGAGGAAATCCGCTTATCGGAAGAACTCACTGCCATCACCCAAAGGCTAAACGCCATGAAGCAAACCTTGGAACGTCGGAAGCTAGAAGCACAATCGGCGGAACAGCGTAAAAACGAACTTGTGATGTATCTTGCCCACGACATCCGCACTCCGCTTACTTCTGTAATAGGATATTTAAACTTGCTGGAAGAAGTGGAAAATATGCCGCCGGAGCAGAAAAAAAAATACACGCATATCGCACTTGATAAAGCATACAGGCTGGAAAAAATGATTAATGAGTTTTTTGAAATAACACGGTACAATCTACAACAAATTAAAATAGAAAAAGCAGATATAGACCTCTACTATATGCTGGTACAATTAACCGATGAACTGCTGCCCGTTTTGTCAAGCCACGGGAATACTGCCGTTTTACATGCGGATGTAGAACTAAAGCTTTATGGAGATGCTGAAAAGTTGGGACGGGTTTTTACCAATGTTCTGAAAAATGCCGCTGCTTATAGCTACCCTAATACAGTAATTCAAATCACAGCCCAAAAAAGTGGCAGCAATACCGTAACAATTACATTTCAAAACAAAGGAGATACCATACCTCCTGAAAAATGCAATGCTATTTTTGAAAAATTTTATCGTCTTGACGAAGCCCGAACAAGTGATACCGGGGGTGCGGGATTGGGACTTGCAATTGCTAAAGAAATTATTATTTTGCATGGTGGTTCAATTACCGTAGAAAGCCGTGAACATATAACTTCTTTTATTATTACACTTCCGTTAAATCACACCGCATCTTAGTATTTTCTTAGGAATTAATCAAGAAAGTATTAAATTTGATCCGGCACAGATGTTTTATACTGTAATTAATGCATTACAAAGACTTTTGCATTGAACTACAATATATAAACGGAGGATGTCGCATGGACATTATTACAATTTCTCAAGTATTGCTCCGATGGTGTGTGTTTGCACTCATCGGAGGCCTTTTATTGGCACTTACCATTTTTGTCAGCTACATGATCTATAAAAAGGCGTTTCATGGCCAAAGGAGTATGTCGAAAACACAGGTGATTGTCCTGTTTCTTTTATGCTGCTGGTTGTTGCTGGTACTGGCACTGACCACCTTAAGCCGTGGTGCAAACTTCACCGGAAGCTTTAATATCGACTTTTTCAGTGCCTATGTGAACGCATGGAATAAGTGGTCAATCAGCGAATTGCAGCTTATTATCTTCAATATGCTGATGTTTACACCGTTTGGATTTTTATTACCGCTTTTCTGGAAGAAGGCAGAAAAGTTCAAGGTAACTTTTTTCGTGTCCATTGGGCTGACTATCTGTATTGAAATCGTACAATTATTGACGGGGACGGGGATATTCGAACTTGATGATTTATTCCACAATTGCATTGGAAGCTTATTTGGATATTTTTGTATTATGGCAGTGCTTTCCATTATTAGAGAAAAGCGCATTCGTTTTGCTCCCATTGGCAAAGTGCTTATATTTCCATGTGTCATTGGAATGATCATTGGGACCGTGTCGTTTGTTTATGAGCAGCAGCCTTACGGAAATATGCCGATTCGGCCTGCATCAAAGCAGGATATGTCAAAGGTTCAAATTAACACTGATCTTTCCCTGTCAGATCAACCGGCGACGGCCTCCATATACAAAAATAAATATACAGAAGATCAAGACTATATAGAACAAGTAATCTCCCCGCTTGCCAAATTGGAAGATGTTATCTTTTCTGGTATTCAGCGACGTGAAGGCGAAAACCGTGTTTACACTGGCAAAAGTCCCAATAGTGAAGACGTTCAACTCAACTTCTTTTTTAGGACAGGACAATGGAGCTACACAACATGGCGTGATACCGCTACATTGACAGACGAAGCAGCGAAGAACTATGCGGATTTTTATGAAAACTGGCTGAAAGAAAATGGACTACTTCCCGATTCCGCTGTTTTCAGCTTACAAAACAACGATACGCTTCGATGGGACACACCGGAAAAGAACGACCTGCCAATTGCCAAAACCGCATTCACATCCGGCTCTATCTTCATGCAGTTTGATAGCAATTTGGAACTTACCTCCATGCATTACGGAATCAGCTGGAATGAATATGTAGCAACAGAAGAAATTATTTCTCCCAAAGCAGCCTTTAAAGAGGTTGAAGATGGAAACTTTGAACAATATGTCCCCTTCCAGCAGGGAGATACCCTGTGGGCAAAAGAATGCAAGCTCGCTTATGTTTACGATACAAAAGGATTTTATCAGCCGGTTTATCAATTTACTGGATATATCAACAATAAGGATAATTCATGGAATTGTCAGATCCCTGTTTTGGCAAAATAGCACTTCATGTTCTTGAATTTTCCAAGACGGATAGGAAGGCGCATATTGGGCTGTTATCTGGTTTGTATGCATCTTCATTAGGAAAACATCAATCTGACATTAGGATTTTCTTAGGAATTAAACAACTCAATATTAAAATACGGCCTGTCCGCTTTTGATAGCATAATCTTATCAAAGCAGACAGGCTTTTGTTATGTAGGAAGGAGATTTTAACATGCCGAGAAAACGAATCACACAGATTTTCCCATGGTTGCTGCCGCTGAGGATCTGGCAGCGCCGATTTTGCTTCTATACGAGGATGCGTTTGGACGGAAACCGATATGCTGTGGGCAAGTCCGAAACCACGCTGCCATATCAGCTTTTTGAAACAAGCTGTCCTCTATATAACCGGGAAACCGGCTTTGACATGGTGTATCAGGGAAATAAGGTTTTTAACCTGAAACTGGCCGCAGCCACTCTTGATAAAGTGATTATCGGGCCAAATGAAACCTTCTCATTCTGGAAGTTGGTCCGATATGCGGACAGGGATATTCCCTATAAAGATGGTCTGACCGTAGTTGATGGGAAGCTCACAACGACCTCTGGCGGCGGGTTGTGTCAGATGAGCAATCTGCTCTTTTGGATGTTTATTCATACACCGCTTACTGTTGTGGAGAGGCATGGACATGGCATAAAGGATTTCCCGGAGCCGCCCAGCGATGCACCTATGGGTGTTGATGCGACCGTATCAGAGGGCTGGCTCGATCTGAAGGTAAAAAACGAAACAGAAATGTCCTTTCAGATCAGCATTACGTTTGATGAAGATCACATTATCGGACGACTACTGACCGATCAGGATAACGGGCAACTTTATGAGGTTATAAATGGTGAGACATTGTATTATTGCAAGAACAACAAGGTTTATGAAGAAGTGGATGTGAAGCAAAAAACGATTCTGACAGCAACCGGGGCCTATGCCTCTGAAAAACTTCTCTATCGAAATAAATGCGAAATCGGCTATCCGCTTCCCGAAGGGACGGATATTGTTGAGAAAGGAGCAAAAGCAAAATGAACAGATTAAATATTGCGATCTTATTCGGGGGATGTTCTCCTGAGTATAGTGTGTCGCTCCAATCGGCCTACTCTGTAATTACACATATAGATACTGACAAATTTATGCCCGTACTGATTGGGATTTCATCAAAGGGAGACTGGTATCGGTTTGAAGGGGATAATGAAAAAATTGCATCTGACACATGGTGCAATCCCTCGGACTGCTTGCCGGCGGTAATTTCACCGGATCGTAAAGCGCATACCCTGTTGGTATTTCACCCTGACAAAGTTGTAAAACTCCCGATTGACGCCGCGTTTCCTGTTCTCCATGGAAAAAATGGCGAGGACGGTACAGTTCAGGGCTTATTCGAAATGGCGGGAATCCCGATTGTCGGCTGTAGCACACTGGCATCGACGCTTTGTATGGATAAAGACCGTGCGCACAAGCTGGCACATATCGCCGGTGTGCAGGTTCCCACTTCCTTCGTTTTGAAAAAGAATATGGATGCCGGAATCGCCCTGGCACAGGCTGAGAGTCTCGGATATCCCCTGTTTGTAAAGCCGATCAGGGCCGGTTCCTCCTATGGCATTACTAAAGTGATTGATCGGCACTATCTTCCTGCCGCCATCAAGTTGGCTTTTGAATATGATGATGAAGTCATCGTAGAGGAAAGCATAACTGGATTTGAAGTTGGCTGCGCCGTGATGGGCAATAATGAGCTGACAGTTGGAGAGGTCGATGAAATCGAATTATCGGACGGATTTTTTGATTTAACGGAAAAGTACACCCTGAAAACCTCGGCCATTCATGTCCCGGCACGAATCTCAAAAGAAAAAGCGGAGGAAATCAAACAGACCGCAAAGACGATTTATCAGGCCCTGGGCTGCCGTGGCTTTGCGCGGGTGGACATGTTCCTGAACGCTGACGGCAAGATCATTTTTAATGAAGTCAATACGATTCCCGGCTTCACCTCTCACAGCCGGTATCCCAACATGATGAAAGCCATCGGCATTTCTCTTGAGCAGATTATTTCTCGCGTGATTGGATTGGCGGTCGGCGTATGAAAATGCTTGTGATACCGAAAAAGTCTATCAATGCGGGTAACCTGATTTTGGTCAATGCTCAGTATCCCTACTGTTCGGGAAATGCGGAAAGTTCTCTTGTCCCAGCCCATTCAAAGAGCAGTGTCTTGCTGGAACGCAGAGCCGCCGTTTTGCTTTCCAAGCTCATGAGCAGTATCGAGGGCTGGGAGCAGATCAGCGCGGTGAGCGGCTGGCGCTCCAGAGCGGAACAGCAGGACATTTATAACCAGTCTCTGCGAGACAACGGGGCTGCTTTTACAGAGCAGTTTGTGGCGAATCCGGATCACAGCGAACATCAGACCGGACTTGCCATCGACCTGGGCCTCCGCAAACCGGAGATTGACTTCATCAGGCCAGATTTTCCCTATTCAGGCATCTGTCAGACGTTTCGGGAAAAAGCCGTGGCCTACGGCTTCATTGAACGCTATCCAAATGGGAAAGAGGCTATCACAGGAATTGCGCACGAACCATGGCATTTCCGCTACGTTGGAGCGCCTCATGCTGCAATTATGACAGAGCTTGGGCTGACACTGGAAGAATATCATGCTTTTCTAAAGCAGTATCCCAACGGAGAGAAACGCTTTTTGTATCGGACGGGGAATCAAAATATTGAGGTTGCCTATGTAAAGACCGCGGCTGGAGCGGACGCCGAATTTGAAATTGAGGACGACATTCCATACTCGGTATCCGGCAATAACGCAGACGGGTTTGTTCTGACCAAGTGGAGGAATTGCAATGACAAAGGATAAGCAATACGGAGGATTGGATACGTTCAAGCTCATTGCTGCCTTACTGGTCATTTGCATCCATACCTCGCCTCTGATTACATTCAGTGTAAATGCAGATTTTTTCCTGACCAGAATCGTCGCCCGGATTGCCGTGCCATTTTTCCTGATGGTATCTGGCTTTTTCGTCCTGCCCGGCTACCTGTTTGAAAGGAGCCGTGACACCCATCCGCTCATACAGTTTTTCAAAAAAGCCGCGTTTCTGTACGCTGTGGCAATCATCATTTATCTGCCGGTCAATCTTTACGCAGGCCTGTTCAAGGGGCTTGACGTAGCGGACGTTATTCGCATGGCCCTGTTTGATGGCACGTTCTACCATCTGTGGTATCTGCCAGCGGTCATCCTGGGCGCTCTGATTGTATTCCTTTTGAGTCGCAGGCTGCCGTTCCATGCGGTTATGGTTGTCAGCCTGTTTCTGTATGGCATTGGCTTGATGGGAGACAGCTATTTTGGTGCGATCTCCGGTGTGCCGGTTCTGTCCACGGCCTATGACGCTATGTTTCATGTATTTTCCTATACCCGTAACGGACTCTTTTACGCGCCTGTCTTTTTGACGATGGGCGCATGGCTTGGTCATTCCACACGGACTTGCAGCATGAAAATGAGCGCGGTTGGGTTTGCGTTTTCCATGATGCTGATGACCGTCGAAGGATTTGCCCTTCATCATCTTGGCTGGCAACGCCACGATAGCATGTACCTTGCTCTGCTGCCGTGCATGTATTTTCTCTATCAGCTTGTAATGAAGTGGGATCGCAAACCGGGACCATTTTTACGGTCTATTTCCACCTGGATTTACCTCATTCATCCTCTTTTTATTGTGGTTGTACGGGGAGCGGCAAAAGTAACTGGCCTTGAGGATATGCTGGTACAAAATAGTCTGATCCATTATCTTGCAGTATCAGTGTTGTCTGTTCTGTTTGCTGTGTTGATAGCTAAGTTGCCCATTTTTAGAAAGAAAAAAGTATTCCAGAAAGGGCGGGCATGGATAGAGCTTGACCGTGCTGCGCTGCACCATAATGTGGACGCCCTTCGCGCTTTGCTTCCTAATGGCTGTGAGTTGATGCCCGCCATCAAGACAAATGCCTACGGGCATGGTGCGGTCTTGATTTCACGGGAGCTGAATTGTATGGGCGTAAATGCCTTCTGCGTCGCAACTGTTCAGGAAGGGGCCGAGTTGCGTAAAAATAGCGTCAACGGAACGATTTTAGTTTTGGGCTATACCCACCCGAGGGATTTTTCACTTCTGCGCCGCTATAACCTGACGCAGACCGTGCTTGATCTTTCTTATGCGAAGGTACTCGACCGATATGGTAAAAAGATTTCGGTGCATGTCAAAATTGATACGGGAATGAGCCGTTTGGGAGAGCGCAGCGAAAAGATAGAAGAAATCATCAGAATTTTTCAGTGTAAGAACTTGAAAATCGAAGGTGTTTTTACCCATCTCTGTGTGGCTGATGAAACTTCCCATGAAAGTATAAAGTTTACTCATACCCAGGCAAAAGCCTTTTACGACGTCATTGCCGAGCTTCATCAGCACGGATTCACATGCCCTAAAAAGCACATCGTCAGCAGTGACGGCCTTTTGTACTATCCAGAACTAGCTGAAAACTATGCAAGGGTTGGGATCGCACTCTATGGAATACTCAGCACCCGCGCCGATACGGAACGCTGCGGCATTTCCCTGGAGCCGGTTTTGTCCATAAAGGCGCGAATCGCCTTAGTCAAAGATTTATTTGCAGGTGAAGCAGCCGGTTACGGACTGCAATTTGTCGCTTCGCAGGATAATAGAATAGCGGTTGTGGCAATGGGATATGGTGACGGCATCCCGCGTTCCCTGTCGTGTGGGGTGGGAAGTGTTTTGATTCAGGGCATCAAAGCCCCTATTGCTGGACGGATATGTATGGATCAAATGCTGGTGGATATCTCCAACATTCCGAACGTCAAGTCTGGAGATGTTGCTGTGATTATTGGGCAGTCTGGAAATGAGAGAATAACCGCCTGTGATCTTGCGGAGCAGGATGGGACAATCTCTAATGAAATCCTTAGCCGTCTGGGTGAACGGTTGGAAAGGCTGTTAATTTAAGATTTTGAAAGGTCTATTTTAGCAAGTTTATATCTATATCAGAATCAAAGATAGAGAAATACCCGCCAAATAAAAAAAACGGCGCTTTGGCGGGTCATTTTTCATGCCTAAATATTCTAAAGCAAC
The genomic region above belongs to Aminipila butyrica and contains:
- the vanR gene encoding VanR-ABDEGLN family response regulator transcription factor, producing the protein MSDKVLVVDDEHEIADLIEVYLQNENYEVLKFYSAKEALACIETTEVDLAILDIMLPDISGFTLCQKIRERQHTYPIIMLTAKDEEIDKITGLTLGADDYITKPFRPLEVVARVKAQLRRYKKYNTRHGEDVEKDIIFHSGLVMNIKTHECFLNEEPITLTPTEFSILRILLESKGNVVSAEDLFHKIWRDEYYSKSNNTITVHIRHLREKMNDTVENPKYIKTIWGVGYKIEI
- a CDS encoding sensor histidine kinase; protein product: MAIKLKSKNNNEFDYTRLQIKILFALIGVLAAFLLAIALMYFFHWSSIGGRWITQIAADFLQVGFFVAQNIYQPFFILLILLICVGLFFIIRAFLRYVTKPLCDVEQSLGMILIDNSEEIRLSEELTAITQRLNAMKQTLERRKLEAQSAEQRKNELVMYLAHDIRTPLTSVIGYLNLLEEVENMPPEQKKKYTHIALDKAYRLEKMINEFFEITRYNLQQIKIEKADIDLYYMLVQLTDELLPVLSSHGNTAVLHADVELKLYGDAEKLGRVFTNVLKNAAAYSYPNTVIQITAQKSGSNTVTITFQNKGDTIPPEKCNAIFEKFYRLDEARTSDTGGAGLGLAIAKEIIILHGGSITVESREHITSFIITLPLNHTAS
- a CDS encoding VanZ family protein is translated as MDIITISQVLLRWCVFALIGGLLLALTIFVSYMIYKKAFHGQRSMSKTQVIVLFLLCCWLLLVLALTTLSRGANFTGSFNIDFFSAYVNAWNKWSISELQLIIFNMLMFTPFGFLLPLFWKKAEKFKVTFFVSIGLTICIEIVQLLTGTGIFELDDLFHNCIGSLFGYFCIMAVLSIIREKRIRFAPIGKVLIFPCVIGMIIGTVSFVYEQQPYGNMPIRPASKQDMSKVQINTDLSLSDQPATASIYKNKYTEDQDYIEQVISPLAKLEDVIFSGIQRREGENRVYTGKSPNSEDVQLNFFFRTGQWSYTTWRDTATLTDEAAKNYADFYENWLKENGLLPDSAVFSLQNNDTLRWDTPEKNDLPIAKTAFTSGSIFMQFDSNLELTSMHYGISWNEYVATEEIISPKAAFKEVEDGNFEQYVPFQQGDTLWAKECKLAYVYDTKGFYQPVYQFTGYINNKDNSWNCQIPVLAK
- the vanW gene encoding glycopeptide resistance accessory protein VanW, coding for MPRKRITQIFPWLLPLRIWQRRFCFYTRMRLDGNRYAVGKSETTLPYQLFETSCPLYNRETGFDMVYQGNKVFNLKLAAATLDKVIIGPNETFSFWKLVRYADRDIPYKDGLTVVDGKLTTTSGGGLCQMSNLLFWMFIHTPLTVVERHGHGIKDFPEPPSDAPMGVDATVSEGWLDLKVKNETEMSFQISITFDEDHIIGRLLTDQDNGQLYEVINGETLYYCKNNKVYEEVDVKQKTILTATGAYASEKLLYRNKCEIGYPLPEGTDIVEKGAKAK
- the vanG gene encoding D-alanine--D-serine ligase VanG, translating into MNRLNIAILFGGCSPEYSVSLQSAYSVITHIDTDKFMPVLIGISSKGDWYRFEGDNEKIASDTWCNPSDCLPAVISPDRKAHTLLVFHPDKVVKLPIDAAFPVLHGKNGEDGTVQGLFEMAGIPIVGCSTLASTLCMDKDRAHKLAHIAGVQVPTSFVLKKNMDAGIALAQAESLGYPLFVKPIRAGSSYGITKVIDRHYLPAAIKLAFEYDDEVIVEESITGFEVGCAVMGNNELTVGEVDEIELSDGFFDLTEKYTLKTSAIHVPARISKEKAEEIKQTAKTIYQALGCRGFARVDMFLNADGKIIFNEVNTIPGFTSHSRYPNMMKAIGISLEQIISRVIGLAVGV
- the vanT gene encoding serine racemase VanT catalytic subunit; its protein translation is MTKDKQYGGLDTFKLIAALLVICIHTSPLITFSVNADFFLTRIVARIAVPFFLMVSGFFVLPGYLFERSRDTHPLIQFFKKAAFLYAVAIIIYLPVNLYAGLFKGLDVADVIRMALFDGTFYHLWYLPAVILGALIVFLLSRRLPFHAVMVVSLFLYGIGLMGDSYFGAISGVPVLSTAYDAMFHVFSYTRNGLFYAPVFLTMGAWLGHSTRTCSMKMSAVGFAFSMMLMTVEGFALHHLGWQRHDSMYLALLPCMYFLYQLVMKWDRKPGPFLRSISTWIYLIHPLFIVVVRGAAKVTGLEDMLVQNSLIHYLAVSVLSVLFAVLIAKLPIFRKKKVFQKGRAWIELDRAALHHNVDALRALLPNGCELMPAIKTNAYGHGAVLISRELNCMGVNAFCVATVQEGAELRKNSVNGTILVLGYTHPRDFSLLRRYNLTQTVLDLSYAKVLDRYGKKISVHVKIDTGMSRLGERSEKIEEIIRIFQCKNLKIEGVFTHLCVADETSHESIKFTHTQAKAFYDVIAELHQHGFTCPKKHIVSSDGLLYYPELAENYARVGIALYGILSTRADTERCGISLEPVLSIKARIALVKDLFAGEAAGYGLQFVASQDNRIAVVAMGYGDGIPRSLSCGVGSVLIQGIKAPIAGRICMDQMLVDISNIPNVKSGDVAVIIGQSGNERITACDLAEQDGTISNEILSRLGERLERLLI